The Epinephelus lanceolatus isolate andai-2023 chromosome 14, ASM4190304v1, whole genome shotgun sequence region GAGCAGTGATCCAGGGTGTTTATTCTCCTTGTAGCGCAGGgcgagcaggaacaggacagcacctcataTTCATGTTGTCATACCAGTCCTTATTTACCGTTAAGCACAcacctcctcccttcctctcgCCAGAGTCTGGAACTGAACTGACGACTGTTTAATAACTTATTGTGTTTAACATTAGATTGGTATCAGCCAGTGGTTAACACTAGCCACACAGGTAatctttgctgttgttttactAAAGCCAGTTGCTAACGCTACCTAGCTAGTTGCCAAGTGTAGTAATAAGAGGTACAGTAACAAAAATACAGCGATTATTTGCCTCATACAACACACATTATAGGCAGGCGCAACACCAGATTCAATTCTTAATGACAGGAAATGGCCCCATTTGTTTCTTTGGCTTGAAAACTGTGTAATTAACTTATAAACTCAGAACCCATTTGATGTATCATTAGGGACCCAGCTAAAAACAGGTTATGTGTGGTCGCCATTCTAAAAGTCCAAGATGGCCACCACAGAGACTTtgaaaaaatggaaacattGGTTTGGGGGTTTGTCAGACTCcaaactttccaaaaatgtaggCTATAGATTATAAACTCAGAGTATTCAGATTATTATTGTTCTTGTAGCCTCTAATTATTAAAATGAGTcctgtgttttccttttttttttgttccgtTCATTAACACAGCCAAAACAAACGTCTTAAGTCAAAGAGTACACTTAGTTGtggtttttccttttgtttcatTTAAGTAACGCTTGTAGCCCTGCGTCACACAAGTTCCTGGGATTTCCGGGAAACAGTGAACGCACCGTTTCCCTCTCAAATCGCATGAAACGAAAGTGAAAGTTATCAGCTGTAGATtgaaatgataaacaaatgtaTGTTTTCACCATAGACATTTCTGCGGTTTATACTAATGACATATTACATGAACTATTAAGCTCTGGGCAGGTAATATCCTGTGGTGTGTTTAGTGTGTCACTATAAAGTAACACGACATGTCTGTGCCCAAATATCATGTCagtcttttcttattttaataAAACTGTAACTGTTACTCACTACTGAGGCTGCCGGGGTGTCGCTTGTGGAGTCCGGCTGTCAGGTGCCTCTCTGAGGGGGTCCTCAGGTGTGGGAGCACGTCCAGGTGTAGCTGATGTGTCTCTGAGTTTCACAGAGTCCCTGCTGGAGTCGAGCTGGTGTCTGGTGTCTCTCTGGTTGTGATAAGGATCCATTATTCTCACAGTGTCCGGCTCAGAGGTGATGACGGACTGACACAAGTTGAGCTGTAACTCAGAGTCCTGTTGTTCTATTCTTAGTGCACTGAtgatcagctgtttatttactgAGCAGAGTGGGAGGGCTTTAATGCAACAGCACCATCTGCTGGAGAGACACCAGATGGTGCTGTTGCATTAAAGGTCTAATCTGTCatttaagaagaagaagaagatatactttattaaaccccctgttgtcacacacacatgtacaaacaggACCTACACTTGCATTAATGGAGAGACATCGGGGCAAGAGGGCTGCTCAAGGagccctgagcagttgggggtttggtgccttgcttaaagcaccttggcagtgcccaggaggcgaactggcacctctccagctaccagtccacgctccatacttggtccaaacagggacttgaacccaacagttcccaagtcaagtccctgagctactgccacccacaaaaatgagatggagcagtggttctcaaccaggggtCAGGGGACCCCCAGGGGTCCTTTGGGGAGATTCGGGGGCCCCCAGAAAAATGGGAATGGATATAGTCGCTATTTAATTTACTGTAGAATTAATCATAACAGTAACCCTTTTTAAATGGGagctgtgcaaatttgcaggaaagcccaatcagtcttttttcagcattggcagtataaatacaaaatcggggagtgcagcaaaatgccgcctttttcggggcaatggggggcgtgagcaagtaacaaaacgtgtagctcacattgacactaaaaaaataaagtttagcACTGTAGCTTTTGGGAGAGACTTGTTAATGTATActgatatttttggactgtcttagaccataggattGACATGGATGAATTTAGAAAATGGccatagttcccctttaataatATAACTATAAACTGAATTTGGTCGGACAAACAAGCTTTCTGGATGCACAAAAATGGCGCACACATTTCTTCAAAAACTCATTTATTGTGAGTTATCATCTTAACAGGCATAATATTGATTACAAACCAACAGTTGAACGGCAGGATGTAATggacacaacacacagacaaaggaaGGACAAATAAATACACCTCTGAAACAACTGATTAGTGAAATTAATACGAGtataaaatttaaaagcaaTGTACTGTTTATAAAATGTGTAAGAAGAATAACTGTTCTAAATGCTAGAAATTACCACATTTAAAACTAATCAGTCTACATAACACGTTTTGTGTTTAATTACAGTAAAACTTTTAGTACGCACGGCCTCTCTGTCGCCATGCTGAGGGGTTTCATTAGTTAAAAGCAGGCCGCGCTCTTGCTGTGTTTCTGAGCGTGGCACTGAAACATAAAATGTTGGCTGAGGTATTGTTTCAACATTACAAGAATCAACCGATGACTTTGACACGAAACGAATAAGGCAGTGAGGGTCCAGGGGCTCCCTCACACAGATTCTGTCCCCGTCTGCTGCACAGATCACCAACAAATACTGACAATACACACTCACATCTGGGGACCTAGTGCATTTAGGGTAAACAAGGTCACTGAGACATCAGGTCATTCTCCCAGTGTCAGTCCTGGAGGCTGTTAATGTTTTCACTGGCTACCGGTGATGCATTAACAGAACTGACGGCTGACACTCATTCAGGACAAGGCACTGCTCGATCAGACCCTGGTTAGGGAATGACTTGGTTTCAGACAGTAGAGCTCCTGGAGTCATGGGGACACTCCTCTCTGCTCCAGTGTTGACTCCAGTGGCTGTGTAGAtgtctctgtgtgcatgtgtttgactgtgtgtgtgtgtgtgtgtgtgtgtgtgtgtatgtgtgctgctGAGGCTGGGAGGTGAGATCACAGTTTGGGCTGGTTGGCCAGTTTACTCTTCAGGTTCTCTGCCAGCTTGTCCAAGAACTCAAAGGTGTTCAAGTAGTCGGCACGTGTCACACTGCAAAcaagaagagaggagacaggattGAGTAACATTGGCAGGCACTGAGTGTGACTGCTGGGTTTCATTTGCATACATAGCAGTATTAAAGAATGTTTCCATCTGAACCTTGATGAAAAGTAGAACGGTGGGGACAAAGGTGTTTGTGACTTCAAGTTTTCAAGTGACcaatgttgttccaaagttgtataattgcctagagttggttggtgttctcacggcagcatttacaagaggaccagatcaaatgccttgtgtgagaaagctgctcttgattggtcagaattcccatgtgggaaaaatccaggaagtaaagcaaacgttgaagaagagtacacttgcaagataaatgtgacactttctaatgtcacaatggagggacaactacgcaggttgattttagcgctgctcatcgtggactatattgctgtcattgttcattttagtcaaaccatacagtttgaaaacgaggcgcggctccaactagaaaacaatgttttgatgcattggatgtgctgaatgtgcatattaaggcagtacaggaggaggtgcacattaataatcctccaggactgtaacatgctcatgtttaacccaaacaatgtgtataTCTTCTGAATTTCTCCAACACCGTTACCAGAACATCAAATCTTATCAATACTACTGCCTTATTTAATTCGGCCCCGGGGCCCATTTAATACCAGGTTTCAGTAGCCATCCCTACTCCTGAGAAAAGGAGCACATGGACTATTTCACATATTGGACTGCCTGATATTGTATCATACATGCAGCCAGACTTGAGATAGTGgtacaacagtaaaatcctgcAGCGAACATGAATCAAGTCTTATGCCACAGACATCTACAGCTGGAACACTGAAGCACCTGATGCAGACACTTAAACTGAGTGTTAGATAATGAGGAGACTAACTTTGGGAGGCCTTTGATGCAGATGGCCAAATCCTTGGTCATGAAACCAGCCTCGATGGTCTCCACGCAAACGGCCTCGAGAGCCTCAGCGAACACTCgcagctctgtgttgttgtCCAGCTTCGCCCGGTGGAGCAGGCCCTGCGTCCACGCAAAGATGGAGGCTGTAGCAAACAAACACCCAGTGTAGGGGCGGGATTTAGTAAATGAATTTATATACAGTGTATTATACACAAGGCATGCAAAATAGATAAAAATTACACTAGTTGAACTTTTGTTTTTGGGGTTATGTTTGAGTGGTAGGCTATGCGTCATGTTTTACCGATGGGATTGGTGGAGGTCTCTTTTCCCTGCTGGTGTAGTCTGTAGTGGCGAGTCACTGTGCCGTGGGCGGCCTCAGACTCCACTGTGCGTCCATCAGGACAGATGAGTACACTGGTCATCATACCCAGGGAGCCGTAGCCTGAAACAGAATCACACAAACCACATTACCAACAGAACGTCTTTGTACCAGAAATGGCAAAATCAGCAATCTCTGTTTTGTATTGCAGTACAGTTTGGCAGCGGTCAGACTATTAGGACAGTTTCTACCAACCTTGTGCCACAGAGTCAGACTGCACATCTCCGTCGTAGTTCTTGCAGGCCCAAATGAAGCCTCCCTCAGATTTCATGGCCTGGGCGACCATGTCATCGATCAGACGGTGCTCATACCAGATGCCTTTGGCCTCAAACTGAGCACGGTATTCCCTGGAAACACAAGACGATGGACAGCACCTTTTAATTATAATCTTTATCTGGTATAATAGTGTGTGCACTTGTGAAAGAGTGCATTTGCATGTGTTTGCGTGTATTTTAAAGTCCTTACTTCTCGTAGATTTCCTGGAAGATGTCTTTGAAGCGGCCGTCGTACTTCTTGAGGATGGTGTTCTTGGTGCTGAGGTAGAGAGGCCAGGCTTTAGTCAGAGCCATCTGGAAGGAGCTGTGGGCAAAGTCCCTGATGGAGCTGTCTGTATTGTACATGCCCATGGCCACACCACctgtgcctgcacacacacaaatgtagtTCATTACATATGCTCTGCAGTAACTTCACATATATTCTCACATATACAGCAGCACACCTTTatgtgtttgggtgtgtttaTTAACTGAATATGCATGACTGAATAAATGATATCACACTGTTTCTTTTAAACTTggacaaacactgaaaaaacaccTTAAAAAGACCCCCCTGTTGCTACCAGTCATCATCACTCCACCTCTCTAATCTGTTTCAGTCAGCTCAGTGTTTAGTGTTGAGTGAGGAACTGAAACAAACAGATAAGCCATATCTTATATTTCCCCATTTACACTGTGAACACAAtggcaaatgtgtttgtaaaaGCTTTCCTCTGGTGCCAGTCCTGCGTAGTTATATTGACTGACACTCAATCACCCACTCACATTGTGATATTTGACATGTTTTTCATTATAGACAGATGGAAGTACGTCTACACACCTGAGACATGTGGATCTATGATACTGAAAGTACACAGTTAGGATTGTTGGGTATCCTGTCTGAACCTTTTTCATATGTGAGAGATGGAGGCATGATGGTGCATCGTGCTGTCTGTGGTCTTACCCTGGAACTCATAGATGACATATTTAACTGGCTCTCCGTTTGTGGGTGTGTAGGTCATCTCCACTTTCCCGGGCCCAGGCACCACGAAGTCTGTGGCTTTGTACTGTGGGGAGCACATTGAGAAAGACACGATTAATATTGTTAGAACACTGCTGTTTGACCTCATACCGCAAACATGTGACTGAGACAGCTTTTGAAAGGTAATGGTGTCAGATTGGGCTGCGCCAGTGTAAAAAACAGCTAAACACCAGACTGGACTGCTAGGTGTCgcacttgactcagcagctgctccCCAGTGGAACATAATGAGACTGTAAGAGCCCACTTCAGTCCACttggtggcggtaatgcacctCTGAGCTGATTTGCCGACAATTCAATTTAAATTTCCTTCTTCACGATGAAGTTTTCTTTTAGACTGTATTCACAACTCCCTAATACACTCGCAGTATGTACTGATTTGGCTTAAATGTAGCATGTACTATACAGACAAAGGCAACATgtacagttcacccaaaatacCTAGATGTTGTACTGATTCTGAAAAAATCTCCAGTATGCATCAGACCAGTTTGTCGCTTACTGTATCCCACAATGCAAAGTGCTGAAACGgaggaaacaggaaaacagtTTTTACTAATTTAATCTTGTGTGAGGAGAACAAATAACAGTTGCGACTATGCTGAAGCCTATCTGTAACGAACATATAACTACATTATTCCCACTACCCTTGACAAAGCcatagggccctatttagatggtctaaaacacgaagcgccaggcgtgcagcgcatgggcgtgtcccagtcacttgctagttagacatgGCAGAAAGTCTataagggttggacttactctgtgaattagtcatgggtgtgttttgggcgtatcattcaataagccaatcagagtgtcacctctcattccctttaaaagaggcgcgatTGGAACGCatggcggagagctagttagatggcggacctaccaactgcaAAGAGTGagtgttttacagctgaggagacggatCTCCTCGTGCAGGAGGTGAAGGCCCGTAAGAACCAGATCTACAgggacagcagacaggcaccCAAGCTCCCCGAGGTAAAGCAGGTGTGGGATCACTAATACAAGAAAGATCTTACTAAATATCTGTGGAATATTATTCAAACCTGTGTTCATCATATAACAGAGCACAACTGTCAGGACTGCCGCGGAGCTCCCCAAGGTGCTGATCCTGAAGCTATAGGACTTGTTCAGCGTTTTCTCCCCCACCCacgtttgttaattgttttcacatgtttcctagagctgtgttctgcctcttatttgcatgtgtgtcctctctacactcagataacaatataataatataatataatgtagcctagtataacatgttaaaataaatgcagtgtGTGGACTTTggttttcattcaaaaaaatgattgattggtcagataattttacaattttatttgtcattattacaaattatgctgatcattattactgcgattagatcattctgattaatgactgaccattaagacgtgtttctgataaatattttaatgtgcacaataataatacacacattgtaatcatattttatttgttatcttttgcaaatgtgtggctgctctgtgtgtgtctgagcagagtgcacgcgcgctgtgcacccgcctagagacgcatattactaacttgtttaacagcgaaatactgcgccgttgactttagaccaggtttttgttggtcactggcgcatttgctttttacgtcatctaactagcaacgcgccatgaccgcgcctgaccactcctcatttttagaccaacacacccagagaagcgcaagttcatttgctagttagacgacgagggcgcagggcgtgaaaatgacaactgcgtctGCATCtgaatagcaatgacacttgcgacatggattatgcgccctccgccgtccgctttagaccatctaaatagggcccataATGTTTAAGTTAAGCCTGCCAGCTGACCTTTGACATCAGGCAGACCACAACAATAACTTTAGTGAGCTGCCAGTGTGAAAACAACAcgatataaatattttttgtcattagGGAAAGGACAGGACACAGAGGCAGTTATCTGCTGGTAAACTGCTGGTGAATCGCTGCTTTTTAGTAGCAGTGGTTTGCTATCAACATTAGCCATGCTACAATCTCGGAACCCATTGGCTATTACTCTGATGATGATAAGCCTCTGGTGGCAACGGCCAATACTTAAGGAGATCTGGTGTAACATGCAGATATATGGCCTCTTCTTTGCCCCAGTCTTTTTAGCTAATCTCTTTCCCTGTGGTATGGGAAACTAGAACTTTTCCAATACCAATATCTTGTGCCGTTGACTACAGAGTctgcatacatacacatgtatCTGTTTACAGAGATTAGCCGTGCTATTGTTTACCATTGCTTTGCAAAACCAGAAACTGTCCAAGCCTGGACAAGGATTGGTAAATGATAAATGGTCCTGCACTTGTagagcgcctttctagtcttccgaccactcaaagtgctttttacactacaagtcacattcagccattcacacactggtggctgaggctaccatgcAAGGTGCCACAttttgggagcaatttgggttcagtatcttgctcaaggatactttgacatgcagactggaggtgGCGGAGATCGACccacctgctctacctcctgcaGCACAGTCGCCCAGTTCTGCAACATAAATCAGTTGAACTGTGTACTGCGTTTGTCGGCAGTATGCAATAGGCATGAATCACCCCAAAGAACACATGAACTttctagtaaacaaacacaatgtgcaTCGTACACGTCTTCACTCCCTCCACCTTTACTGAACtttgatctccttcatgttgtCAGCCTCGGTTTGGCATTAAGTTGTACACAGCCTGTCAGACACTTGTGGCTCCGTTAGTTTATTCATAAACAGACAAAGTAGTTTCATCAAGTTGCCATATTGCTCTTTACTAATGCAATACAAGTTGGATTTAGAGCCGTGATTCTGCCGCCACAGCTTACCGATGTCggttactttttaatttgccagaacGTGGCAGATTGACCAATGCCAGTTTAGCCAGtttgaatcaaatcaaactggTTTGCGCTCGAACACCAGACTGGCAAAACCAGAAATCAACCCTGGTGTTAGATCATCATCATAAACACCTCTGCACCACTAGGCGTGTACCTGTAGTGGCGTCAGCAGTATATgtagtcaggtccataattatttggacaatgatacagttgttgtcattttggctctgtacaccaccacaatgggttttaaatgaaacaatgaatacctgcttaaagtgcagactctcagctttcatttaaggcttttttcaaaaatgtagtatgaaccgtgtaggaatgacaaccatttcttcacacagtcccccgactttaagggctcataagtatttggacaaactaacataatcatcaattaaacagtcagttttaatacttggttgcaaatcctttacagtcaatgactgcctgaagtgttggacacataggcatcaccagatgctgggtttcttccctggtgatgctctgccagccctttactgcagccgtctgcacttcctgcttgtgtcaATGATGATATGACAGATGatgtcagatgatatgacttggccgttgcacaacattccacttctttgccttaaaaatgtctttggttgcttttgcaatatgcttcaggtcaatgtccatctgcactgtgaagcatcgtccaatgagttttgaaacatttagttgaatctgagcagataatgtagccccaaacacttcagctttcatcctgctaaagtattaaaactgactgtttaattgatgattatgttagtttgtccaaatacttatgagtccttaaagtcgggggactgtgtgaagaaatggttgtaattcctacacagttcatactacatttttgaaaaaagccttaaatgaaagctgagagtctgcactttaagcaggtattcattgtttcatttaaaacccattgtggtggtgtacagagccaaaatgacgacaactgtatcattgtccaaataattatggacctgactgtataccTCTGACATGTATGGGATATTATGTAACTCACAGCTATTTGACATTTCACCTGCATGACTCAGGAGAGCTCTGTCGACTTTGGCACAGAGCCTAAGGGTTGAACTTGTGATTTAGTTCTGTGGCCTTGCTGCAACTCGTTCAGGCTGTAGAGGTTTGTACATTATGGTCCAAAGGGCAGCTGATGAAATATAATTATTGACTGAGTCTCCTCTGATAACCCTGCAACCTCAACTCACTTTGTCACAGAGGTTTAATGGAAAAAATTATGCTTCAGTAACAGTAGCACTTTTGTCACTGACAATAAGGTAGTTTGTAGAAGTTTCTCTGCACTTATATAAAGACTCTCACATGGTCCTGCACTTGAAGAGTGATTAAACTCTTCCTCACGTTTGGAAGCTTGAGCTCACTTCAACATGCAATTTTTAAACAGTAAACACTCTTCAGACATCAGCAGAGCACACTGTCCAACTGACCAATAGAGTACCTGATCTCCATGGGCGTGCCTGCCAATGATGATGGGCTTGGTCCAGCCAGGCACCAGGCGAGGGATGTTCTTGCACAGGATGGGCCCTCTGAACACTGTGCCTCCCAGGATGTTACGGATGGTGCCGTTGGGCGAACGCCACATCTGCTTCAGCTTGAACTCCTCCACGCGCTTCTCGTCTGGTGTGATGGTGGCGCACTTGACCCCCACGTTGTAACGGCGGACAGCTTCCGCCGCCTCAACTGTGACCTTGTCGTCTGTTGCATCTCGGTTCTCCATACCGAGGTCATAGCTGTGCAGGGAGAGATAAAGAGAACAGAGTTTGAATTAGTAGaaccagagaaaaaaaatctatagcGTCCTGGAAATGTGTTGAAATTTTCTACACCTGTGCCGATACAAGttatagaaaaacaaaacttttttcagTACTTTCAGcgatttaaacacattttaatcttTTAACAAAACCTACCAAACCACAGGATGTATCAGTGTTACTAAATAACTTTGCCAATGTAAGATGATGTCAAACATTATAAAAGTTGTCCTGCTTTAGATCTGGAAATGCATGATCTCAGGGTAAATAAATACGCTTACAAATCTGCCAGATATTCAATGGCAGCTCCTTTTACTTGCCACTTTTAGATGCTCAATACTGCAAACATATTTCGGTCAGTGGttaaaaaagttttatattttgtgcTTCTAAGAATTAGAGTAAGCAGagatgtaataataataataataataatacatttgatTTAAGGGCGCCTTTCATGgcactcaaggtcaccttacaaaagtacagaagtgcataaaaacagggataaaaacaaacaataaaatacaatggaCAGTGCAAAGATCAGACGGAGTATGAGAGTTTGAACAGATGggttttcagtctggttttaaagaGGGGTAAGGAGTCCGTGTTGCGGaggtcaggggggagggagTTCCAAAACTGGGGAGCCGAGCAGCTGAATGCTCGGCCCCCCATGGTGACGAGGCGAGCAGAGGggacagagagatggatggaggaagaggatcGGAGGGTACGGGTAGGTACAGAGATATTAATGAGGTCAGAGAGGTATGGAGGGGCAAGACTGTGGATGGCTCTGTATGTATGGAGTAGGATTTTGTATTGAATGTGGTATgtgatggggagccagtggagctgctgcaggatgGGTGTGATGTGGTGAGTGGATGGTGTTCTTGAAATGATGCGAGCTGCTGAATTCTGTACCAGTTGAAGTTTATGGAGGGTTTTCTGGGGGAGGCCAAACAGAAGGGAATTGCAATAGTCAAGTCTGGAGGTGACTAAACTGTGAACCAGAATGGCGGTAAAGACAAGACAAGGAAATGGTATTGTTTGTTGATCTTGAAGAAGGCCCAAAATTAAAGAAATGCAAATAGAGCCAGAGTGTGCGACACTAGTCCTCTACAATCAAGGCGAAGAAATGGATCAAACAGACATGGAGACCGTTGATAATCTCCACAGCAGAGACATGGGACGCCATAAACAAGAGCACTCTGTTTCAAGAAGGGCAGTGATTATTTACGCTTCAGTTGCACAGACACCCTGGAGCACAACAAAGCACTAAAAGTGAACATATGCCAATGTTTTAGTTGGCTCCAAGCTAGTCTGTGAACGTTACAGCTGTGATGTGGAACATTATCACTGTGTCAAAAGACAGGGACGACATTAATAAGTAGTGAAAGAGAGACTGCGAGCTCGCCTCCAGCTTGAGGAACAACTCAAATTGTTACCAGGCCCTTTATTCCCTCAACATCTCGGATATTTATATTTCTTGCAAGACCCGGCCCAGTGACAACATCAAGAATAGCCATTAACCTTCTTCCACACTTCCTTCTCAGCACTGCAACTGTGCTCACTCTGTTCTCATTTTTACGCCTGTTATTTGCCCAAGTGATGTGCACAACCAGCCAGCAGCGCAGAGACAAAGGAAACAAGGAATCAATTGTGCAATGACGAGTGGCCCTTCGCCAAGGTAACTAGAAATGTTGCTCCACTTGTTGCACTTGTGCAGGAGGAAGCTCACAAACTACTGACACAAGGAATCATACTTCATGTGAAAACTAGATTGAGGTCAACGTGCTTGTCCTTCCTTGGAAGTATAGCATGCAGTGCTGTATGTGTGTTCCTCTGAACCCAACAGCATTGTTTGAAAGCAGCCACGACCTTTCACCCACTTTCCTCTTCCCCTTCCCCCGAGAGCCAACGCCAAGCCGCAACAAGTCATGGATACATACGTCtgagcacagagagagaaagctgTACACAAACATATTCAGGTTTAACAAGAGTGTTGTCCTTGTTTGTTattatatgtttgtttgtttgtttgtttgttttggtgtgtgccTGTTTAACCTGGAACAAAGTGGATGAAGTCCTCGGACTCTATCCAGAGACCCTGAACAAGCTTTAATCAATATGCACATAATGAGCCTCTTCATATCTGGTATTAACACAAAGCATGGATGATTTAATTGT contains the following coding sequences:
- the idh1 gene encoding isocitrate dehydrogenase [NADP] cytoplasmic, with the protein product MSQKIKAGSVVEMQGDEMTRVIWDLIKEKLILPYLELDLHSYDLGMENRDATDDKVTVEAAEAVRRYNVGVKCATITPDEKRVEEFKLKQMWRSPNGTIRNILGGTVFRGPILCKNIPRLVPGWTKPIIIGRHAHGDQYKATDFVVPGPGKVEMTYTPTNGEPVKYVIYEFQGTGGVAMGMYNTDSSIRDFAHSSFQMALTKAWPLYLSTKNTILKKYDGRFKDIFQEIYEKEYRAQFEAKGIWYEHRLIDDMVAQAMKSEGGFIWACKNYDGDVQSDSVAQGYGSLGMMTSVLICPDGRTVESEAAHGTVTRHYRLHQQGKETSTNPIASIFAWTQGLLHRAKLDNNTELRVFAEALEAVCVETIEAGFMTKDLAICIKGLPNVTRADYLNTFEFLDKLAENLKSKLANQPKL